Proteins found in one Bactrocera oleae isolate idBacOlea1 chromosome X, idBacOlea1, whole genome shotgun sequence genomic segment:
- the LOC118679955 gene encoding uncharacterized protein, whose amino-acid sequence MAPQNSNKSICSRQSSPAFTIRSLSVTRSITPLSDNGTLARRLHRFKATLSPIREERGSTHRTARRTITHSSKRIHKHVACGLCKKDHRLVTCSKFTKMNIHEKFDAVTKYKYCVNCLARSHSTQRCTSSKRCNMCNGEHHSTLHGHPRLFCKEKTKPTKSNERLHKDQEIPTLLAKPTLIPTAMIKIKHDGKWNKIRAIINPTRKVTIIASELVQRLRLPKTYLDSHRICKLVIGSLTDPDWHVEVNCLMTQELPTRPYNRDIGGEIVKRFDHLVLADPMFHKDDKIMMELGADIYPRIMKPGIFNPDNSTVIAQNTALGWTLTGACAI is encoded by the coding sequence ATGGCTCctcaaaatagcaacaaatctATCTGCAGCCGACAGAGTAGCCCAGCCTTCACCATACGTTCACTCAGCGTCACCCGAAGCATCACCCCACTCTCCGACAACGGGACCCTGGCTAGACGCTTACATCGCTTTAAAGCGACCCTCTCCCCCATTCGAGAAGAAAGAGGAAGTACCCACCGCACGGCCCGACGAACTATCACCCATTCATCAAAACGCATACATAAACACGTCGCCTGTGGATTGTGTAAAAAGGATCACCGATTAGTGACAtgttcaaaatttacaaaaatgaacATTCACGAAAAGTTTGACGCAGTAACTAAGTATAAGTACTGCGTCAACTGCTTGGCCAGATCGCACTCAACACAAAGATGCACAAGCTCAAAAAGATGCAACATGTGTAACGGGGAGCACCATTCAACTCTACATGGACACCCCAGGTTGTTCTGCAAAGAGAAAACCAAACCAACAAAGAGCAACGAACGACTGCACAAAGATCAAGAGATTCCAACACTACTGGCCAAGCCGACCCTTATACCCACTgccatgataaaaataaaacacgatGGCAAATGGAATAAAATACGTGCCATAATTAACCCGACCCGAAAGGTGACAATTATAGCCTCGGAGCTAGTTCAGAGATTGAGGTTACCGAAAACGTACCTTGACTCTCACCGCATATGTAAACTCGTCATAGGGTCACTAACTGATCCCGACTGGCATGTCGAAGTTAACTGCCTTATGACGCAGGAATTACCGACCCGACCCTACAATCGTGATATAGGTGGCGAAATCGTTAAGAGATTCGACCACTTAGTCCTAGCCGACCCTATGTTCCACAAGGATGACAAAATCATGATGGAACTGGGAGCAGACATCTACCCAAGGATAATGAAACCCGGAATATTCAACCCAGACAACAGCACCGTGATCGCACAAAACACCGCACTCGGTTGGACTCTAACCGGTGCTTGTGCGATTTAA